Proteins encoded within one genomic window of Parolsenella massiliensis:
- a CDS encoding magnesium transporter, which yields MIYLSQLLGNPVLDANGERIGVVNDLGIATREVFPRVTSLAFQGPGKTPFMISWRKYVETFDENEVRLAVPATDIRFSYLQPDEVLIARDLLNKQIVDTRGMRVVRVNDLKLSDTSSSQLRLLGAEVGVRGILRALSPAFERLVMRAARAMGHEIPEKIIAWNYMDLIDRDLSNVKLSVSHQTLDDLHPADVADIIEQLDPRLRGQVFAQLDDAQAAEAMAELDDDEMAAKIMGDMADADASRMLSEMDPDDAAELVGELDYERAEKLLRLMGINEQRAIRQLLGYKDDTAGRIMTSEFVSVPRETTVAEVADRMRGLPDDFEPVNYIYLTDADERLCGVVPVRRLFISDADEPLSKLANEDDILTAKPDDDQEDVAQDIAKYNLLAMPVVDEKNGKVLGIVTVDDALDVMEEEHEEDLRIAGGTANSSDSETNSGDLMRFLRNEMWFFFWMVAAVVLAVALGPDTGVAVAFAAPVALVAAVEMVRFVTNFFLEYDEDDEDAPSVAGFAVKSVGMGVLWAAIVMLVCAAANGVVNGATEGLGAVVFQLLRGFEASAVAVVVTFVLAPVYLVLLRRRDEQGNDTSGLALQTVALVLAAVVFVGVALALASPVLG from the coding sequence ATGATCTATCTGTCCCAGTTGCTGGGCAACCCCGTCCTCGACGCCAACGGCGAGAGGATCGGCGTCGTCAACGACCTCGGCATCGCCACGCGCGAGGTCTTTCCGCGCGTCACGTCGCTTGCCTTCCAGGGTCCCGGCAAGACGCCGTTCATGATCTCCTGGCGCAAGTATGTCGAGACGTTCGACGAGAACGAGGTTCGCCTCGCCGTCCCCGCGACCGACATCCGCTTCTCCTACCTGCAGCCCGACGAGGTCCTCATCGCGCGAGACCTGCTCAACAAGCAGATCGTGGACACGCGCGGCATGCGCGTCGTGCGCGTGAACGACCTCAAGCTCTCCGACACGAGCTCCAGCCAGCTGCGCCTGCTCGGCGCCGAGGTGGGCGTCCGTGGCATTCTGCGCGCGCTGTCGCCGGCCTTCGAGCGCCTCGTCATGCGTGCCGCCCGCGCCATGGGCCACGAGATTCCCGAGAAGATCATCGCGTGGAACTACATGGACCTCATCGACCGCGACCTGTCGAACGTCAAGCTGTCCGTCTCGCACCAGACGCTCGACGACCTGCACCCGGCAGACGTCGCCGACATCATCGAGCAGCTCGACCCGCGCCTGCGCGGCCAGGTGTTCGCCCAGCTCGATGACGCCCAGGCCGCCGAGGCCATGGCCGAGCTCGACGACGACGAGATGGCCGCCAAGATCATGGGCGACATGGCCGACGCCGACGCCTCGCGCATGCTGTCCGAGATGGACCCCGACGACGCCGCCGAGCTCGTGGGCGAGCTGGACTACGAGCGTGCCGAGAAGCTCCTGCGCCTCATGGGCATCAACGAGCAGCGCGCCATCCGCCAGCTGCTCGGCTACAAGGACGACACGGCCGGACGCATCATGACCTCGGAGTTCGTCTCCGTCCCGCGCGAGACGACCGTCGCTGAGGTGGCAGACCGCATGCGCGGGCTGCCCGACGACTTCGAGCCCGTCAACTACATCTACCTCACGGATGCCGACGAGCGCCTCTGCGGCGTCGTGCCCGTGCGTCGCCTGTTCATCTCCGATGCGGATGAGCCGCTCTCCAAGCTCGCCAACGAGGACGACATCCTCACGGCCAAGCCCGACGACGACCAGGAGGACGTCGCCCAGGACATCGCCAAGTACAACCTGCTCGCCATGCCCGTCGTGGACGAGAAGAACGGCAAGGTGCTCGGCATCGTCACGGTCGACGACGCCCTCGACGTCATGGAGGAGGAGCACGAGGAGGACCTGCGCATCGCGGGTGGCACCGCCAACTCCTCGGACTCCGAGACGAACTCCGGCGACCTCATGCGCTTCCTGCGGAACGAAATGTGGTTCTTCTTCTGGATGGTCGCGGCCGTGGTGCTCGCTGTGGCCCTCGGCCCCGACACGGGCGTGGCCGTGGCCTTCGCCGCGCCGGTTGCCCTCGTTGCGGCCGTGGAGATGGTCCGCTTCGTCACGAACTTCTTCCTCGAGTACGACGAGGACGACGAGGATGCCCCCTCCGTCGCCGGCTTTGCCGTGAAGAGCGTCGGCATGGGCGTGCTATGGGCCGCCATCGTCATGCTCGTCTGCGCCGCCGCGAACGGCGTGGTGAACGGTGCCACGGAAGGGTTGGGCGCCGTGGTGTTCCAGCTGCTCCGCGGCTTTGAGGCCAGCGCGGTTGCCGTCGTGGTCACGTTTGTCCTCGCCCCCGTCTACCTCGTGCTGCTCCGTCGCCGTGACGAGCAGGGCAACGACACGAGCGGCCTTGCGCTGCAGACCGTGGCGCTCGTCCTGGCCGCCGTGGTCTTCGTTGGCGTGGCACTCGCCCTTGCCAGCCCGGTGCTTGGGTAG
- a CDS encoding Nramp family divalent metal transporter — MGPGLLTALAGMDAGGVATFSNAGAVFGYKQLWSIPVMCFLLIVVQETAARMGCVTGKGFAALIREQYGVRLSAFAMLALIVSNTAVTLSEFAGIASGMQLFGVPTIVSVPIAAIAVWLLGMSGSYKRIEKILLAIGCVFVTYVAASFMVGPDWGEVARSTFMPQVNVTPAYVSLLVANIGTTISPYMIFMGQGNVVEKNCDADDLPYQRIDTVSGAIVAQLIAFFIVVCTGSVLNPAGIAVNSAEDAARALAPLAGQYAEVLFGAGLVGASFLAACVLPGITSSAVCEAFGWERGQDKSWGEAPAYRGMVTAITLLSAVVVLLPNVDLFGIMMIAQVINGVLLPVLLVFMVRIADDRHVMGAYANGRVWTALTWFIVVVVAILTVVMFVLQAMGY, encoded by the coding sequence ATGGGCCCCGGGCTTCTCACGGCCCTGGCCGGCATGGACGCCGGCGGCGTCGCGACGTTCTCGAACGCCGGCGCCGTCTTTGGCTACAAGCAGCTGTGGTCCATCCCGGTGATGTGCTTTCTGCTCATCGTGGTGCAGGAGACGGCTGCCCGCATGGGCTGCGTCACGGGCAAGGGTTTCGCGGCGCTCATCCGCGAGCAGTACGGCGTGCGCCTCTCGGCCTTCGCCATGCTCGCGCTCATCGTCTCGAACACGGCCGTGACGCTCTCCGAGTTCGCGGGTATCGCCTCGGGCATGCAGCTGTTTGGCGTGCCCACGATCGTGAGCGTGCCCATCGCCGCCATCGCCGTGTGGCTTCTGGGCATGAGCGGCTCGTACAAGCGCATCGAGAAGATCCTGCTCGCCATTGGCTGCGTGTTCGTGACCTACGTCGCCGCGAGCTTCATGGTGGGGCCCGACTGGGGAGAGGTGGCCCGCTCCACGTTCATGCCCCAGGTAAACGTGACGCCCGCCTACGTGAGCCTGCTTGTGGCAAACATCGGCACCACGATCTCGCCGTACATGATCTTCATGGGTCAGGGCAACGTGGTCGAGAAGAACTGCGATGCAGACGACCTTCCCTACCAGCGCATCGACACCGTGAGCGGCGCCATCGTGGCCCAGCTCATCGCCTTCTTCATCGTGGTGTGCACCGGCAGCGTGCTCAACCCCGCCGGCATCGCCGTGAACTCGGCCGAGGACGCCGCGCGCGCCCTGGCGCCGCTGGCCGGCCAGTACGCCGAGGTGCTGTTCGGCGCCGGCCTCGTGGGCGCGAGCTTCCTGGCTGCGTGCGTGCTGCCGGGCATCACGTCGAGTGCCGTGTGCGAGGCGTTTGGCTGGGAGCGCGGCCAGGACAAGAGCTGGGGCGAGGCGCCGGCGTACCGCGGCATGGTCACGGCCATCACGCTGCTGTCTGCCGTCGTGGTGTTGCTTCCCAACGTGGACCTGTTCGGCATCATGATGATCGCCCAGGTCATCAATGGCGTGCTGCTGCCCGTGCTTCTCGTGTTCATGGTTCGCATCGCCGATGACCGCCACGTCATGGGCGCCTACGCCAACGGCCGCGTGTGGACGGCCCTCACCTGGTTCATCGTGGTCGTCGTGGCCATCCTCACCGTGGTGATGTTCGTGCTCCAAGCCATGGGCTACTAG
- a CDS encoding polysaccharide deacetylase family protein: MAVLASGITGGSRSSGLNRRRSAPSGARNVIVGIVAVAIVAIIGVLLWSNRKVEITLNGTATSIRVGSTCEQVIQTAELSPKAGNLVSVSGKRLEEGAGYAYTAKLGGNELSEDDAKNYRVSPGDELDISDGGDRMEDYDVQVMTEDPQLEMGGDAWGNLSYVSQWPKPGSYEMRTGKQSGETARGDTIEETQNAVVSVHQISPDDDSRKLVALTFDDGPAEKYTDAYLDILDKYGIHATFFNLGQNIEEYPDLAKKICDRGSEVMSHTYQHQQLSLLDSEALQKEFSSTFSTIESTTGVKTTGFRPPYGDFTEKAWLKSGGLASVSVLWNQDSLDWKRPGVDAIVENSTKNVTSGSIILMHDGGGNRDQDVEALPQIIEKLQNEGYEFVTVSELMKSDSSIPADIANGDATMPDGCVWPTKIKGDDSSSDQSGSDSSSGSGSDN, from the coding sequence ATGGCGGTGCTGGCCTCCGGCATCACGGGCGGCTCGCGCTCCTCGGGCCTCAATCGCCGACGCTCGGCACCCTCGGGCGCACGCAACGTCATCGTGGGCATCGTCGCCGTGGCGATCGTCGCCATCATCGGCGTGCTCCTGTGGTCCAACCGCAAGGTGGAGATCACGCTGAACGGCACGGCCACGAGCATTCGCGTGGGCAGCACCTGCGAGCAGGTCATCCAAACGGCCGAGCTCTCGCCCAAGGCCGGCAACCTCGTGTCCGTCTCGGGCAAGCGCCTCGAGGAGGGCGCGGGCTACGCCTACACCGCAAAGCTCGGCGGCAACGAGCTCTCCGAGGACGACGCCAAGAACTACCGCGTCTCTCCCGGCGACGAGCTCGATATCTCCGACGGCGGCGACCGCATGGAGGACTACGACGTCCAGGTCATGACCGAGGACCCGCAGCTCGAGATGGGCGGCGACGCCTGGGGCAACCTCAGCTACGTCTCCCAGTGGCCCAAGCCCGGCAGCTACGAGATGCGCACGGGCAAGCAGTCCGGCGAGACGGCCCGCGGCGACACCATCGAGGAGACGCAGAACGCCGTGGTCTCCGTCCACCAGATCTCGCCCGACGACGACAGCAGAAAGCTCGTGGCCCTCACGTTCGACGACGGACCCGCCGAGAAGTACACGGACGCCTACCTGGACATTCTCGACAAGTACGGTATCCACGCCACGTTCTTCAACCTTGGCCAGAACATCGAGGAGTACCCCGACCTCGCCAAGAAGATCTGCGACCGTGGCAGCGAGGTCATGAGCCACACCTACCAGCACCAGCAGCTCTCGCTGCTCGACAGCGAGGCCCTGCAGAAGGAGTTCTCGTCCACGTTCTCCACGATTGAGTCCACGACGGGGGTCAAGACGACCGGCTTCCGCCCACCCTACGGCGACTTCACCGAGAAGGCCTGGCTCAAGTCCGGCGGGCTTGCGAGCGTGAGCGTGCTGTGGAACCAGGACTCGCTTGACTGGAAGCGCCCGGGAGTCGACGCCATCGTCGAGAACTCCACGAAGAACGTCACGAGCGGCAGCATCATCCTCATGCACGACGGCGGCGGCAACAGGGACCAGGACGTCGAGGCCCTGCCCCAGATCATCGAGAAGCTGCAGAACGAGGGCTACGAGTTCGTGACCGTGAGCGAGCTCATGAAGTCCGACAGCTCCATTCCCGCCGACATCGCAAACGGCGACGCCACGATGCCGGACGGCTGCGTGTGGCCCACGAAGATCAAGGGCGATGACAGCTCGAGCGACCAGAGCGGCTCGGATTCCTCGAGCGGGTCTGGCTCGGACAACTAG